The following proteins come from a genomic window of Ilumatobacter coccineus YM16-304:
- a CDS encoding histidine phosphatase family protein, protein MSSAQLLVIRHGQTEWSRMGKHTGRTDIPLTDVGRDEARAASRTLAGWNLERAYSSPLIRARETAELVRPACGLEIDDRLVEWDYGVYEGETTPESRERIPDWSVWTHEIIDGESVDEVGARADAFIERFDAEVPDGNGVVFAHGHFLAILIARWCGLPAVEGRRFALATATVSLLGSHREDRVIRALNHRCGDALDPPSRT, encoded by the coding sequence ATGAGCTCGGCGCAACTCCTCGTCATCCGACACGGCCAGACCGAGTGGTCACGGATGGGGAAACACACCGGGCGCACCGACATCCCGCTGACCGACGTCGGACGCGACGAAGCCCGAGCCGCGTCACGCACGTTGGCCGGGTGGAACCTCGAACGGGCGTACAGCAGCCCGCTGATCCGAGCACGCGAAACCGCCGAGCTGGTTCGGCCTGCGTGCGGCCTCGAGATCGACGACCGCCTCGTCGAATGGGATTACGGCGTGTACGAAGGCGAGACCACGCCAGAGTCGCGCGAGCGCATTCCCGACTGGTCGGTGTGGACCCACGAGATCATCGACGGTGAGTCGGTCGACGAGGTCGGCGCTCGCGCCGATGCGTTCATCGAGCGCTTCGACGCCGAGGTCCCCGACGGCAACGGTGTCGTCTTCGCGCACGGTCACTTCCTCGCGATCCTCATCGCTCGGTGGTGTGGCCTGCCAGCGGTCGAAGGTCGCCGGTTTGCGCTCGCCACGGCAACGGTGAGCCTGCTCGGCAGCCACCGCGAAGACCGCGTGATCCGGGCGCTCAACCATCGCTGCGGCGACGCCCTCGACCCGCCCTCGCGCACCTGA
- a CDS encoding N-acyl-D-amino-acid deacylase family protein — protein MHDLVIRNGRLVDGTGAAPADGMSVAVDGNVITAVAPDAEVGPGTREIDAQGKIITPGFVDIHTHYDGQATWDSELEPSTPHGVTTVVMGNCGVGFAPAKPDEHDFLIELMEGVEDIPGAALSEGISWNWESFPEYLDELERGEYAADIAAMIAHGPLRAYVMGKRGADNEPATSDDIAEMAQLVNEAVEAGAMGFSTSRTIGHRAMNGEPVPGTFAAEDELFTIGRAMARAGKGVFEVAPAGLGGEDLVAPKKEIDWICRLADDIGRPVTWLMLQNMVEPDEWKELMERSQEAQDAGHQVIPQVAGRPFGILIGLSTKHRFKDMPSFAPLRDLSFAEQAEAMGDPELKARLIAESTQVMESIKDSQPMAYQVVSSYERQYLLGDPVDYEPTPDRSIAALAEQHGVEPIEELYERLRDREGRALMMMPFLGYAHGNGDALHEMLTHPAAVLGLADGGAHANFICDASTPTWMLTHWVRDRERGPRLPLEHVIKKMTADTAALFGFTDRGVVEVGKRADLNVIDFDNLQLREPHLVADLPAGGTRLLQAAEGYTATIVGGQVTRENDAFTGARPGRLVRS, from the coding sequence ATGCATGATCTCGTGATCCGCAACGGCCGACTCGTCGACGGAACCGGTGCCGCGCCGGCCGATGGGATGAGCGTCGCGGTCGACGGCAACGTCATCACCGCCGTCGCGCCCGATGCCGAAGTCGGCCCCGGAACACGAGAGATCGACGCGCAGGGCAAGATCATCACGCCAGGCTTCGTCGACATCCACACGCACTACGACGGCCAGGCCACCTGGGACAGCGAGCTCGAACCATCGACCCCGCACGGCGTCACCACCGTCGTGATGGGCAACTGTGGCGTCGGTTTCGCCCCGGCCAAGCCTGACGAGCACGACTTCCTGATCGAGCTGATGGAAGGTGTCGAAGACATCCCGGGTGCCGCGTTGAGCGAAGGCATCTCATGGAACTGGGAGAGCTTCCCCGAGTACCTCGACGAACTCGAACGCGGTGAGTACGCCGCCGACATCGCGGCGATGATCGCCCACGGTCCGCTGCGCGCGTACGTCATGGGCAAGCGTGGCGCCGACAACGAACCGGCCACGTCCGACGACATCGCCGAGATGGCGCAACTCGTCAACGAGGCCGTCGAGGCCGGCGCGATGGGCTTCTCCACGAGTCGCACGATCGGGCACCGCGCGATGAACGGCGAACCCGTGCCGGGCACGTTCGCGGCCGAAGACGAGTTGTTCACGATCGGGCGCGCGATGGCGCGCGCCGGCAAGGGCGTCTTCGAAGTGGCACCCGCCGGGCTCGGCGGCGAAGACCTCGTCGCACCCAAGAAGGAGATCGACTGGATCTGCCGTCTGGCCGACGACATCGGCCGACCGGTCACGTGGCTGATGCTGCAGAACATGGTCGAGCCCGACGAGTGGAAAGAGCTCATGGAGCGCTCGCAGGAAGCGCAGGACGCCGGCCATCAGGTGATCCCGCAGGTGGCCGGCCGTCCGTTCGGCATCCTCATCGGCCTGTCGACCAAGCACCGCTTCAAAGACATGCCGTCGTTCGCACCGTTGCGCGACCTCTCGTTCGCCGAACAGGCGGAAGCAATGGGTGACCCCGAGTTGAAGGCGCGTCTCATCGCCGAGTCGACCCAGGTGATGGAGAGCATCAAGGACTCCCAGCCGATGGCGTACCAGGTGGTCAGTTCGTACGAGCGCCAGTACCTGCTCGGCGATCCGGTCGACTACGAGCCCACCCCCGATCGCAGCATCGCCGCGCTGGCCGAGCAGCACGGCGTCGAGCCGATCGAGGAACTGTACGAACGCCTCCGTGACCGTGAAGGCCGAGCGCTGATGATGATGCCGTTCCTCGGCTACGCGCACGGCAACGGCGACGCGCTCCATGAGATGCTCACCCATCCGGCGGCCGTGCTCGGCTTGGCCGATGGCGGCGCTCACGCCAACTTCATCTGCGACGCGTCGACGCCGACCTGGATGCTGACCCACTGGGTGCGTGACCGCGAGCGGGGCCCGCGTCTGCCGCTCGAACACGTCATCAAGAAGATGACCGCCGACACCGCTGCGTTGTTCGGCTTCACCGATCGCGGCGTGGTCGAGGTCGGCAAGCGCGCCGACCTCAACGTGATCGACTTCGACAACCTGCAGCTTCGCGAACCACACCTCGTCGCCGACCTTCCGGCCGGCGGTACTCGGCTGCTCCAGGCCGCCGAGGGCTACACCGCCACGATCGTCGGCGGCCAGGTGACCCGCGAGAACGACGCCTTCACCGGCGCCCGCCCCGGCCGCCTCGTCCGCAGCTGA